ATGCTACTATTTTTGTGGTCGATGTTAAGCCACTTTATGATGAAGCGCTTGTGCAAGGAAAATATGAGTATGCCAACTGATTAAAATCATGACTAGCGCTTGAAAATATAAAATTTAATTTCAATGGTATGGATTATAATATTAACCACCAGTCATTAATTTATGACTTTTCAATTGTTGGTTTCCCTTATGGAAAACAATCTGCATATGTTATTCACCGACCAGGATTAAGCAATTATAATGTAATGTTAAGACATCAAAATGGCTATGTGCCTACATATTTTGATGCCGGAAATTCAGGAACTGGAATTTTAAGTGCCGATAACAATTACATTTCATTAATTAACTCCGGAACACCTCACAACAGTTTGCAAGGTTGAAATTATGCAACTCGCGGTTTTAACTATTTTGGCATGAACTTCAATGGTGAACATCCATTGGATTTAAAAAATACTAAATCATTTGCTGCTCAAATTTTAAGATGGCATCTACTTGCACCCGCCAGTGCAAATTCACCATGATTTTTTAATCCATTTAAAACAAACACAGAATAAATCAAAATGTCAAAAAAGTGTATAAATTTATATACTTTTTTAAACTATTTAATATAAAAATGCAGTTCAATTTGCATAAATTAGTACACCAATTTCAGACGTATTCGAAAAAAGGTGTGTAAAAATGAAACAATACAAATTCACAATTGAAGACAAATTTAAATACATTAAAATTGTAAGTTAGTAGAAAAAATCAGGCAACTAGTTTTTTGTCAAAATTTTGAGTGCTATACTTTTGTTAATTTTTTTACGGGAGTGTTCATAATAAAAAATATTTTTTTAACTAAACGATAATTTATTTGTCTAGTCTTCAATAGTAACTTGACCATTTAAAAGAAATGGTAGTAGATAATCGCGAAGAGTTGCTAATTTTTCTGTTTCCCTTTTATTACTAGAAATATTATCGAAAATAGGTTTAACTATATTATTAAAATTAAATAACTCACTTTCCGTAGGTATATAAATATCTTTATTTATTAGCAAATATTTTTGTAAGTGTTTAAGCCCAGTTCCTTGGGGTGTGTTCATAATCTTGTGTTTTAAATTTTTATGGATTTTTCAAATAGAAATGTAATCTAATTTAATTTTACATTATTTAACCGATTAGGGAAAATAATTTCTAATTGTTTTTTAATCATGAATCAATTTCTTACCTTTTGTCATTTTGTAGATGCGTTTTGGAGAGTTAAATAAGTTATTTTTGAAAGGTAATTTACACTTTGAATTCCGCCTTTTGTTTTTGTATTTTTCCTAATTATTCTATTCATTGACTCAATTAAATTTGTCGTATAAATTGCTTGCCTCAATTCATATGGATATTTAAAAAATGTCGTTAGTTCAACGAAATTTGTATACCAAGACTTGATAATTGAAGGATATTTTTGGCCTCATTTTTCCGCAAATTTATCAAGATTTTGCATTGCAAATTCTTGATTAGCCGCTTGATAAATCTTTTTCATATCAAGGACAAACTCTTTTTTGTCTTTGTTAGAAACTTTTAAAAGCGAGTTTCTAATTTGGTGAACAACACATTTTTGAACATCTGTTTGCGGGAAAACCGCTTCAATTGCTTGACTAATTCCGCTTAGATTATCGCAAGAAATTATTAGAACATCTTCCAGCCCGCGAGTTTTTAGTTCGTTAAAAACATCAAGTCAATTACTTGCTGATTCGGTATTTTTAATCCAAAATCCCAGTGCTTTTTTATTTCCGTCCCAATCAATTGCAAGAATAAGATAAAGTGATTTTTTGACAAAAACACCGTTTTCTTTAACATTAAAAAACATCCCATCAATGTACAAAATTGGATAGGAATTCTCAATTTTTCGCGATTTTCACTTTTCAATTTCAGGCAATAATTTGTCAGTAACTGAAGAAATTCAGGCATTACTTATTTCTTTTTTATAGATACTTTTTATTGTGTTAACAATATTTTCATATGACATTCCTGATGCAAAAAGTGAAAACACTTGCTCTTCGATATCGCCTAAATTTGTTTCGTATTTACCGAGTAATTTGTTCTCAAAAGTGCCATTTCGATCTCTTGGTATTTTTAGACGAAAACTATTATGATTATAATTCACAGTTTTGTCCGAAAATCCGTTTCGCTTATTTGGCCTATGCACGCCTTTTTTGCTTCGGTTACTTTTTTCATAGCCTAAATGTTGGCTTAATTCCGCCCTTAAGAGCGCCTCAGTAAAAGTTTTAAACATATGCGAAATTTCGTTGTGAAAATCTTCTTTTTTTATTTTTTTATAATCAGCGTATTTGTCAACAAGTTTTTTAGCTTCTAACTCAAATGGGGATAATGTTTTTTGCTGTTTTTTCATATTTTGGTCCTTCATAATAAATTTTATCAAAATAAATTTACTTTAAAAACACAAAATATTTAACATTACCTTTTTTTAAAAACTTTTCATCTTCTGCTTTGATTTTTTCTATTAAATTATTAATTCTAGTTGTTTTTTCTTTAGATGTGCTAAACATAATTTTTTATTTTATATTAGAAATTTCTTTAAAAAAGAGAGAATTTTAGGAAAATTTAACTTCTTTTCCTTTATAATTTAAGTTTAATAAGAATAAGTTTTTATGCAAAGGGGGGATTGAGATGACTGAAAAACTAATAAAAAAATTTAAAAGACAAAATTATGAACACTCCCGGGATAATATAAATTATGGCTGAATTTAACGAAAAAACAAGAGTTCAAATACCTGCATTAGTGCATTTGTTAAGACTTGGATATAAATATCTTGGAAGAAATTCTGACAGTAAAAAATCATTTGAATATGATGCTACTACCAATATTGCTGTCGACATTTTTAGAGAAAAATTTTTTCAATTAAATCCGACTTTTAATGGTGATTTTAACGAGGTCTTACGTGAAATAAGACACGACCTAAACAATGATGATTTAGGAATGAGTTTTTATAACCGTTTAATTTCATATAATCAAAAATTAATAGATTTTAATAATATCAAAAACAACTCTTTTCATTTCACTGGAGAATTTTCTTACCGTAACGATGGCGATGAACTAAGACCTGATATAACGTTATTTATTAATGGTTTACCCTTAGTTTTTATCGAGGTTAAAACACCTAATAATCCTGGAGGTGTCGTTGCTGAAGCCCAAAGGATGAATAAAAAAAGATTACCAAATGCCAAATTTAGAAGATATATAAACATTAGCCAATTAATGATTTTTTCAAATAATATGGAATACGATAATCTTGACGGTATTGCGCCAGTTGAGGGTGCCTTTTACAGCACCGGGGCAAAGGATAAAGCGTTCTTCAATTGTTTTAGAGAAGATTCAGATAAGTTTATCAATGATTATCCTTATGGAACTATAGATAAAAATATAGAAAAACAAATCATTGGTGATTTTAATGCTCATACATTACTTGGGGCTTCGGAATACAAAACAAATTCAGATTTTAATACCCCCACAAATAGAATTATCACATCTTTATGTTCTCCAGAAAGATTGCTTTTTATCATTAAATACGGTATTGCCTATTTAAACTATAATAAAGAAGTAGATGGCAATATCGAGCAATCTAGTCTAAAACACATAATGCGATATCAACAATTGCTAGCTACATTAGCGGTTGGCGATACGCTTAATAAAGGTAAAAAATCAGGAATTATTTGACACACTCAAGGGAGCGGAAAAACTGCATTGTCATATTATTTAATAAAATATTTGACTGACTATTTTTCTTCGAAAAACAAAGTTGCTAAATTTTACTTTATTGTCGACAGATTGGATTTACTAGAACAAGCTAAACAAGAATTTGAATATCGTGGTTTGTCAGTTAAAATACATCCCAATAAAGAAGAATTAATGGCACAATTCCAAACAAGTCATGCTACCGAAGGCAATGATGGAAAAATGGAAATAACTGTAGTTAATATCCAACGATTTGATGAAAAAGATAAGATCAATATTCCTGATTACTCAGTAAATTTACAAAGAATTTTTATAATAGATGAAGCGCACAGAAGTTATAAAAAGGGCGGCAGTTTTTTAGCAAATTTATTTAATGCTGATACTGACTCAATAAAAATTGCGCTAACTGGCACACCGCTTTTAAAAAAAGATAAAGAATCATGGTCTATATTTGGCAATTATATTCATACATATTATTATGATAAATCTATAAAAGATGGCTATACACTAAAAATTATCAGAGAAGACGTTGAAACTTCATGTAAATTTAAACTAGAAAAAATATATGACAATCTACAACTACAAGAATTAGCACAAAAAAAAGATGTAAAAAAGTCTTATATTATTGAACATGATTCATATGTTGAGGAACTTACAAAATTCATAATCAGAGATTTTAAACAATTTCAAATTTCTCGCGGGAGCAATTCATTAGGAGGCATGGTTATTTGTGAAACAAGCGACCAAGCGAGAAAAATATATAAATTTTTCAACAAGATTCAAAGCAATGCAGACGATAATGAGTTTGGAAAAACCAATTTAAAAGCTGCTCTAATTTTACATGACATTGATGATAAGGTCACCAGAATGGAGCATATCAATGACTTTAAAAAAGGGAAAAATATTGATATTTTAATTGTTTTTAACATGCTTTTAACTGGCTTTGATGCACCTAGACTAAAAAAATTATATTTTGGTCGAAAATTAACTGACCACACATTACTACAAGCTATAACTCGCGTTAATAGACCATACGAACAAAATACACACGGTTATATTATTGATTTTGCTGATATTAAGAAAAATTTCGATGATACAAACAAGGCATACCTTCAGGAATTACAAAAAATAAGTGAACCAAGTGAATTAGAATCTAATGTGTTAAATAGCATTATTGAAGATAAAGACAAATTAATTGAAAATGTAAAAAATGCATCGAACAAATTATTTAAATACACAATTAACAACTTGGAAATTTTTGATTCAGAAATATCTGAAATTAATGATAAAAAACATTTAATTGACTTAAGAAATGTATTATTTAGCGCAAGAGATGCATTTAATTTGGTTAGAACTTGAGGCGATGAAGTTTTGAAGGAAAAATTTAATGAAATCAAAATTGAAAATCTACCAATTTTGATTACTCTACTTACAAAGAGAATAGATATAGTAAACTAAAAACTTGCATTAAAAAATAATGAATCATTTCAATCATCTATAAACGAAATTATGAATAATATTGAATTCACATTTAAAAAAACATCAGTTAATGACGAATTAAAAATTGTTTCTACAGATAAATTAAATGAAAAATGGGTTCAACTATCAAGAGAATTGCAAGCAAATATCGATAAAAAAGATCCAGAGTACTCATCTTTAATCTCAATAATAAGAGAGAAATTTGCTGAAAAAGGTTTCAATATTAATAATATGGATGAATTCTATGAATATTCCACATTTTTGGATGAAACATTATCTAATATAAAAAAAATTAACAAGGATAATAACAAGTTACTAGCCAAGTATGACAATGACCAAAAATTTGTTCGTATACATAAGCGGATTTTGGAGTGAAACAAAAAACATGCTGATGAAAAATACGAATTAATTCTTCCTGAGTTTCCCAGTTTGATAAGGTAATTTCAAAAAAGCATCCGGTTTTAGGCAATTTTTTAAGTTTTTTGGTAAAAGTTAATTACAATTTTATTAGTAATTTATTAAGATATCAAAATATTGATTGTTTCCAAATAACTTGTTTCAAATTTCATGTTTGAAATTTCCTTAAAATATTTAGGTTTTTTACCAAACAATTTGTTTACTTCAATAAAACCATCTTTATTTTGTTTTTTCATAATTTATAATTATACCATAAAATTACTTAAAATGCAATTAAATGACATTAATATAAATTAAGGTTTTACGTTCAAAAAACACTGATTTACGGGTGTTTTTTCATATTTATATTCACTAAAAAGTGAATTTTTGCCTTAAAACTGGGAAACTCGGGAAAAACATGCTGATGAAAAATACGAATTAATTCTTTCAGACAAAGAAATAATGAATGTGTTAAAAATAATAAAAGACAACGTAGATAATGAAATTTATAAAAAGCATTCTATTTTAAATAATCAAGGTTACTTTAAAAGAACAATTAGTAGCATAATATATAACATTTTTAAAGAAGAAAATGAAGATATTGAATTCATTATTAATAATATTAAAGATGAATACACTAGTCAAATCAAACAATAATTTGCAAAATAAGGAAATAATACATGAACTTAAAAGAAAAGACAATTAGTTTAATTGATGCATTAAAAGCAACTTGTCAGCATTATGGGATTGGAAACGATGGTAACGAGTATAAGGTAATTACCCAGGTTTTTCTTTATAAATTCATAAATGATAAGTTTGGATATGAAATTAAAAAAGTTAGTCCTGAATTAAAAGTCGCAGACAAATGAGATGAATCTTATGCTAATATGAGCGAAAAAACAAGAAAATCATTGCTTAATAGACTTAAAGCAGATGTTCCGCTTCTTGAGCCCCAGCATTTAATTTCTAGCCTTTGAAATCAGCAAAAAAAAGAGAATTTTGCGCAAATTTTCGATTCAACAATGGAAGAAATAGCTGCTAAAAATGAAGCAATTTTCGCAACTGAAACTGTTCATAAGACAAGAATCCCTATTTTTGAAAAACTTACAGTTTATGTTACTGACGATATCCAAAGGTCAAAATTTGCTGGAGCATTAGTTGATAAATTGGTTAATTTTTCTTTTGAAGAAGCTCTTGGTGAACACTATGATTTTTTTGCTGATATATTTGAATATCTTCTAAAGGACTATAACACAAATGGAGGTGGAAAATACGCAGAGTATTACACCCCTCAATCAATTGCAAAAATAATGGCAAAATTACTTATTGGTGAGCAAAAAGAGTTTAATAGCATTGAAATTTATGACCCTTCTGCTGGTACAGGTACGCTTGTAATGGCATTATCACACAGCATAGGCATTGATAGATGCACTATTTACACTCAAGATATTTCACAAAAAAGTAATAAGATGCTTAAGTTTAATTTGATTTTAAATGGATTAGTTTCTTCATTACAAAATGCTATTCAAGGAGATACCTTGACCTCTCCATATCACAGAAGTGATGACAATAAATCATTAAGACAATTTGATTTTGTTGTTTCTAACCCACCTTTTAAATTAGATTTTTCAGAAAATTGAGAAAAATTATCTACTATGCCTGAGCGTTTTTGAGCTGGTGTGCCTAATGTTCCGCGAACAAAAAAAGATAGTATGGCAATTTATACTTTATTTATTCAACATGTTATTAATTCATTAAAGAATGAAACAGGTAAAGGTGCAATTGTTATTCCAACGGGATTTATCACATCTAAATCAGGTGTTGAAAGTAAAATTTTAAAAAGAATTGTTGATGAGAAAATAGTTTATGGTTGTGTAAGTATGCCATCTAATGTCTTTGCAAATACTGGCACTAATGTTACAGTACTATTCTTTGATAATGCTAGAAATCACGATAAAGTAATTTTGATTGATGCCTCAAAACTAGGCGAAGATTATAAAGATGGAAAAAACAAAAAAAGAAGATTAACTGAAAAAGATATTGAGTTAATAATAAACACATTTAACAATAAAGAATCAATTGACGACTTTTCAATAGCCGTTTCATATGATGATATAAAAGAAAAAAACTACTCACTGTCAGCCGGCCAGTATTTTGATATTAAAATCGATTATGTTGAAATAACCCAAGAAGAATTTGAAGCTAAAATGAATAAATATCAAAGTGAACTTCAAAAATATTTTGAAGAGTCAGATAAGCTTCAAAAAGAAATAATGGAACAACTGCAAAATTTAAAATTATCTAAAAATAATATCTA
The DNA window shown above is from Mesomycoplasma ovipneumoniae and carries:
- a CDS encoding type I restriction endonuclease, coding for MAEFNEKTRVQIPALVHLLRLGYKYLGRNSDSKKSFEYDATTNIAVDIFREKFFQLNPTFNGDFNEVLREIRHDLNNDDLGMSFYNRLISYNQKLIDFNNIKNNSFHFTGEFSYRNDGDELRPDITLFINGLPLVFIEVKTPNNPGGVVAEAQRMNKKRLPNAKFRRYINISQLMIFSNNMEYDNLDGIAPVEGAFYSTGAKDKAFFNCFREDSDKFINDYPYGTIDKNIEKQIIGDFNAHTLLGASEYKTNSDFNTPTNRIITSLCSPERLLFIIKYGIAYLNYNKEVDGNIEQSSLKHIMRYQQLLATLAVGDTLNKGKKSGIIWHTQGSGKTALSYYLIKYLTDYFSSKNKVAKFYFIVDRLDLLEQAKQEFEYRGLSVKIHPNKEELMAQFQTSHATEGNDGKMEITVVNIQRFDEKDKINIPDYSVNLQRIFIIDEAHRSYKKGGSFLANLFNADTDSIKIALTGTPLLKKDKESWSIFGNYIHTYYYDKSIKDGYTLKIIREDVETSCKFKLEKIYDNLQLQELAQKKDVKKSYIIEHDSYVEELTKFIIRDFKQFQISRGSNSLGGMVICETSDQARKIYKFFNKIQSNADDNEFGKTNLKAALILHDIDDKVTRMEHINDFKKGKNIDILIVFNMLLTGFDAPRLKKLYFGRKLTDHTLLQAITRVNRPYEQNTHGYIIDFADIKKNFDDTNKAYLQELQKISEPSELESNVLNSIIEDKDKLIENVKNASNKLFKYTINNLEIFDSEISEINDKKHLIDLRNVLFSARDAFNLVRTWGDEVLKEKFNEIKIENLPILITLLTKRIDIVN
- a CDS encoding class I SAM-dependent DNA methyltransferase; protein product: MNLKEKTISLIDALKATCQHYGIGNDGNEYKVITQVFLYKFINDKFGYEIKKVSPELKVADKWDESYANMSEKTRKSLLNRLKADVPLLEPQHLISSLWNQQKKENFAQIFDSTMEEIAAKNEAIFATETVHKTRIPIFEKLTVYVTDDIQRSKFAGALVDKLVNFSFEEALGEHYDFFADIFEYLLKDYNTNGGGKYAEYYTPQSIAKIMAKLLIGEQKEFNSIEIYDPSAGTGTLVMALSHSIGIDRCTIYTQDISQKSNKMLKFNLILNGLVSSLQNAIQGDTLTSPYHRSDDNKSLRQFDFVVSNPPFKLDFSENWEKLSTMPERFWAGVPNVPRTKKDSMAIYTLFIQHVINSLKNETGKGAIVIPTGFITSKSGVESKILKRIVDEKIVYGCVSMPSNVFANTGTNVTVLFFDNARNHDKVILIDASKLGEDYKDGKNKKRRLTEKDIELIINTFNNKESIDDFSIAVSYDDIKEKNYSLSAGQYFDIKIDYVEITQEEFEAKMNKYQSELQKYFEESDKLQKEIMEQLQNLKLSKNNI
- a CDS encoding IS256 family transposase translates to MKKQQKTLSPFELEAKKLVDKYADYKKIKKEDFHNEISHMFKTFTEALLRAELSQHLGYEKSNRSKKGVHRPNKRNGFSDKTVNYNHNSFRLKIPRDRNGTFENKLLGKYETNLGDIEEQVFSLFASGMSYENIVNTIKSIYKKEISNAWISSVTDKLLPEIEKWKSRKIENSYPILYIDGMFFNVKENGVFVKKSLYLILAIDWDGNKKALGFWIKNTESASNWLDVFNELKTRGLEDVLIISCDNLSGISQAIEAVFPQTDVQKCVVHQIRNSLLKVSNKDKKEFVLDMKKIYQAANQEFAMQNLDKFAEKWGQKYPSIIKSWYTNFVELTTFFKYPYELRQAIYTTNLIESMNRIIRKNTKTKGGIQSVNYLSKITYLTLQNASTKWQKVRNWFMIKKQLEIIFPNRLNNVKLN